The following proteins come from a genomic window of Triticum aestivum cultivar Chinese Spring chromosome 6A, IWGSC CS RefSeq v2.1, whole genome shotgun sequence:
- the LOC123128796 gene encoding uncharacterized protein — protein sequence MGAASSSCAAGPSSSSPSPRRRPRIGLAGCFGAGSSARDGGGLAAAAAAAASSSRALQAATRQAERAAAGLDFQPSLSAKDLRHTSEPDPRVHPSSSTISHRLRFNHLDCHENKEHPLRIKDAETSGLGSSSGKDAMIRGNQSNEAGNGERTSGEGVSPMAQELVEPAPDNVHIDAVFITEVSGSMSQSDFHSSLMASERIVPGLEDGEAALRRTSSRDVLSSERSDVSQSSLTSVLPATSSASSIIGESIPDATASREDVPTIFSVSHGQIGGSTVHEDMVSIFSNDGPEHSRDSSNGETRRNHRRVLWDSFSRRGSRGYLDSDTDDLGFYSRWLDLGDDLFGDEVEEARYFHRRRHGSIRVNQYSRSRIREHRRAIFDSGNGQSTAACPLGIHQIGRCTCDAFLVAEESSARASISRIVMLTEALFEVLDEIHRQPSSLSLSMASAQAPEAVVNSLPCKSYKKLETAQCSADMEQCHICLTEYEDGDQIRSLPCKHEFHLQCVDKWLKEIHRVCPLCRGDVCEGVVAS from the exons ATGGGCGCCGCGAGCAGCAGCTGCGCCGCCGGCCCGTCGtcgtcctcgccgtcgccgcgGCGCCGGCCGCGGATCGGCCTCGCCGGGTGCTTCGGGGCCGGATCCTCCGCGCGCGACGGCGggggcctcgccgccgccgccgccgcggccgcctcctcctcgcgcGCCCTCCAG GCAGCAACTCGGCAAGCAGAGCGAGCAGCGGCTGGGCTAGATTTCCAGCCTTCTCTGTCTGCTAAGGATCTTCGCCACACCAGCGAGCCAGACCCAAGAGTGCATCCGTCTTCAAGCACCATAAGTCACCGTCTCAGGTTCAACCACTTGGACTGTCATGAGAACAAGGAGCATCCCCTACGAATTAAAGATGCTGAAACGAGTGGTCTCGGGAGTTCATCAGGAAAGGATGCCATGATTAGGGGAAATCAAAGTAATGAAGCTGGCAATGGTGAGAGAACATCTGGAGAAGGGGTTAGTCCTATGGCACAAGAGCTTGTAGAACCTGCACCTGACAATGTCCATATTGACGCGGTTTTCATTACAGAAGTTAGTGGCTCCATGTCCCAGTCTGATTTCCACTCCTCGCTGATGGCATCTGAAAGGATCGTGCCTGGCTTGGAAGACGGCGAGGCAGCTCTCCGCAGGACTTCATCCAGAGATGTTTTGTCAAGTGAAAGATCAGATGTTTCTCAATCCAGCTTAACATCTGTGTTGCCTGCTACTTCAAGTGCATCATCCATCATTGGAGAATCAATTCCAGATGCAACTGCTAGCAGAGAAGATGTTCCAACCATATTCAGCGTGTCACATGGTCAGATTGGTGGAAGTACAGTGCATGAAGACATGGTTAGCATTTTCTCAAATGATGGCCCAGAACACTCTAGAGATTCGAGTAATGGTGAAACAAGAAGAAATCATAGAAGGGTCCTATGGGATTCATTTTCAAGACGTGGTTCTAGAGGTTATCTAGATTCAGACACTGATGATCTGGGATTTTACAGTAGATGGCTAGACCTTGGTGATGATCTTTTTGGAGATGAGGTTGAGGAGGCACGATACTTTCATCGTAGACGCCATGGTTCAATCAGAGTAAACCAGTATTCAAGATCTCGG ATTAGGGAGCACCGTCGTGCTATTTTTGATAGTGGGAACGGACAAAGTACTGCTGCTTGTCCTTTGGGGATTCACCAAATTGGCAGATGCACCTGTGATGCATTCTTGGTTGCTGAAGAATCTAGTGCTCGTGCAAGTATATCAAGAATTGTCATGTTAACGGAGGCATTATTCGAG GTATTGGATGAGATTCACCGGCAACCCTCatcactttcactttccatggcctCTGCTCAAGCGCCAGAGGCTGTGGTTAATTCATTACCATGTAAGAGCTACAAAAAGCTTGAGACAGCCCAATGCAGTGCTGATATGGAACA GTGCCATATCTGCTTAACTGAATATGAGGATGGAGATCAGATAAGAAGTCTCCCATGCAAACATGAGTTTCACCTGCAGTGTGTCGACAAGTGGCTCAAAGAAATACACAG GGTGTGCCCGTTGTGTCGTGGGGACGTCTGTGAAGGTGTTGTTGCCTCATGA